In a genomic window of Nocardia fluminea:
- a CDS encoding dihydrofolate reductase family protein — protein sequence MRKLTYFVASTIDGFIAAEDGTLDFFPVGGDHGPAIISQYPETLPTKVREARGIAAGNIYFDTVIMGRKTHDFGVRTGTASPYEHLRQYVVSTTLPEAPAPGVELIAEDPVAAVRELKREDGLGIWLCGGGELAQAVLPEIDQVFLKLHPVVLGTGRPLFGGGAKLPAPERFRVITSRVYADGVAFLKYGRIK from the coding sequence ATGCGCAAGCTGACCTATTTCGTGGCATCGACAATCGACGGTTTCATCGCCGCCGAGGACGGAACGCTGGACTTCTTCCCGGTAGGCGGTGATCACGGGCCCGCGATCATCTCGCAATACCCGGAAACCCTGCCCACCAAGGTGCGCGAGGCGCGCGGCATCGCGGCGGGCAACATCTACTTCGACACCGTGATCATGGGCCGCAAGACCCACGATTTCGGGGTACGCACCGGCACCGCCAGCCCGTACGAGCACCTGCGTCAGTACGTGGTGTCCACGACGCTGCCCGAAGCGCCCGCGCCCGGGGTGGAACTGATCGCCGAGGATCCGGTGGCCGCGGTACGCGAGCTCAAACGCGAAGACGGCTTGGGGATCTGGCTCTGCGGTGGCGGTGAACTGGCACAGGCAGTGCTGCCCGAGATCGACCAGGTGTTCCTGAAACTGCACCCGGTGGTACTGGGTACCGGCAGACCGCTGTTCGGCGGCGGGGCGAAACTGCCCGCGCCGGAACGGTTCCGGGTGATCACCAGCCGGGTGTACGCCGACGGGGTCGCGTTCCTCAAGTACGGCCGGATCAA